Proteins encoded in a region of the Cyclopterus lumpus isolate fCycLum1 chromosome 23, fCycLum1.pri, whole genome shotgun sequence genome:
- the hcls1 gene encoding hematopoietic lineage cell-specific protein isoform X2, which translates to MWKSAVGHNVSMKVAAEGDDWETDPDFENDVSEQEQRWGAKTVEGSGRKEHISVAELRNKVAVEHEQLKQKDTTPKASYGYGGKFGVERDRMDKVALGNDYVAQVEQHSSQKDAARGFGGKFGVQKDRVDKSAMGFEYKGEVQQHASQKDYSKGFGGKYGVEKEKVDKVALGYDYKGETEKHQSQKDYSKGFGGKYGVEKEKVDKVALGYDYKGETEKHQSQKDYSKGFGGKFGVEKEKVDKAALGYDYKSETEKHQSQKDYSAGFGGRYGVQADRMDKSAAGFSDMDSPSSAYKKTQPVEASGTGAGKLKARFENMAKASDEENKKKVEEERERRQARESREREVAKHRQEEESRREEEHRPPPVPDVAPDEAEDEAPYEEWEMQPPEIYHHMPEIQEIPEPEPESEPEEEPDYDEPPPTLPPRSDDFLDAPQLPNRSAAEEEDDGEYEDLVEPPPAPPTDDDHDYEDLSSGTQAVAIYDYEGEAEDEISFSPDDVITHIEMIDEGWWKGQCHGRIGLFPAAYVQLMP; encoded by the exons ATGTGGAAGTCAGCCGTGGGCCACAATGTGAGCATGAAGGTGGCTGCAGAGGGGGACGACTGGGAGACAGACCCTGACTTTGAG AACGACGTGTCGGAGCAGGAGCAGAGGTGGGGAGCGAAGACCGTTGAGGGTTCGGGGCGAAAAGAGCACATCAG TGTTGCAGAGCTCAGAAACAAAGTCGCGGTGGAGCACGAGCAGCTCAAGCAGAAGGATACGACTCCCAAAGCGTCGTATGGATATGGAGGGAAGTTCGGAGTCGAAAGAGACCGAATGGACAAG GTGGCTTTGGGGAACGACTACGTGGCGCAGGTCGAGCAGCACTCCTCCCAGAAAGACGCGGCGCGAGGGTTTGGCGGGAAATTTGGCGTTCAGAAAGACCGCGTAGACAAG TCAGCCATGGGCTTTGAATACAAAGGAGAGGTGCAGCAACATGCATCTCAGAAAG ACTACTCAAAGGGCTTTGGAGGAAAGTACGgcgtggagaaagaaaaagtggaCAAAGTGGCTTTGGGTTACGACTACAAAGGCGAGACGGAGAAGCACCAGTCGCAAAAAG ACTACTCTAAGGGATTTGGAGGGAAGTACggggtggagaaagaaaaagtggaCAAGGTGGCTTTGGGGTACGACTACAAAGGAGAAACAGAGAAGCACCAGTCGCAAAAAG ATTATTCAAAGGGATTTGGAGGAAAGTTTGGTGTTGAGAAGGAGAAAGTGGATAAAGCCGCTCTGGGCTATGATTATAAGAGCGAGACGGAGAAACACCAGTCACAGAAAG ATTATTCTGCAGGTTTTGGAGGTCGTTATGGAGTCCAGGCCGACCGCATGGATAAG AGTGCAGCTGGCTTCTCTGACATGGATTCCCCTTCCTCTGCGTATAAAAAGACACAACCAGTCGAGGCCT CTGGTACAGGTGCTGGAAAACTGAAGGCCCGCTTTGAGAACATGGCCAAAGCTTCAGATgaagagaacaagaagaaagtggaagaagaaagagaaaggagacaagccagagagagcagagagcgagAGGTGGCAAAGCACAGGCAAGAG gaggagagcaggagagaggaggagcaccgtccaccacctgttccagatGTGGCCCCAGATGAGGCTGAAGATGAGGCCCCATATGAGGAGTGGGAAATGCAGCCACCTGAAATCTACCACCACATGCCAGAGATACAAGAAATACCTGAACCAGAACCTGAGTCAGAACCAGAA GAGGAACCGGACTACGACGAGCCCCCCCCGACCCTGCCTCCGCGCTCAGACGACTTCCTGGATGCTCCTCAGCTCCCCAACAGGTCGGcggctgaggaggaggatgatggagaGTACGAGGATCTTGTTGAGCCGCCTCCTGCTCCGCCGACAG ACGACGACCACGACTATGAAGACCTGTCGAGCGGCACGCAGGCCGTAGCCATTTATGACTATGAAGGAG aGGCTGAAGATGAGATCTCCTTCAGCCCCGATGACGTCATCACCCACATTGAGATGATTGACGAGGGCTGGTGGAAGGGACAGTGTCACGGACGCATTGGTCTTTTCCCGGCCGCTTATGTTCAGCTGATGCCATGA
- the usp18 gene encoding ubl carboxyl-terminal hydrolase 18 — MYRCSLFSINRYMRNRYVGMRGLTNYNLSCCVNTLLQTFSATWEVGDLLAKWEAADVGADGRNVPLQLKRVLADMRSDSPQQTPHRDFLHALHGNRVRLSMQHDADEVFLYILNFMQQQMDDKPLALEIQDLYKISLETYLQCLECNSVQTLTSYMLSLSLHVKEDHDSLEDCMTSFFQHQELRGINCCFCPTCGKKTPSKQAFKLLSLPHILCVHLKRFRNHGGFTQKLDCKVTFPETFDFSETLKETFSSDFAQIDCNYTLHAVVVHSGSAMCGHYTAYVRQHGNQRWYYANDSHVQEASWKDVQSTYGESHRHTAYMLMFRRGTKEDGPQPELSG; from the exons ATGTATCGGTGCAGTCTATTCTCAATTAATCGTTATATGAGGAACCGCTACGTTG GAATGAGAGGCCTCACCAACTACAATCTGTCCTGCTGTGTGAACACTTTACTCCAGACCTTCTCTGCTACCTGGGAAGTAGGAGACCTTCTAGCCAA GTGGGAGGCAGCCGACGTGGGAGCGGACGGTCGTAATGTCCCCCTGCAGCTGAAGAGAGTTCTCGCGGACATGAGGAGCGACAGCCCTCAGCAGACTCCTCACCGTGACTTCCTCCACGCTCTACATGGGAACCGAGTTCGAC TTTCTATGCAGCATGATGCCGATGAGGTGTTCCTCTACATCTTGAACTTCATGCAACAGCAGATGGACGACAAACCTCTG GCTCTTGAAATCCAGGATCTGTACAAGATTTCGTTGGAGACGTACCTGCAGTGTTTAGAGTGCAACTCCGTCCAGACTCTGACCAGCTACATGCTCAGCCTGTCTCTGCACGTGAAGGAAGATCACGATTCCCTG GAGGACTGCATGACCTCCTTCTTTCAGCATCAGGAGCTAAGGGGCATAAATTGCTGCTTTTGTCCAACATGTGGAAAGAAGACTCCATCTAAACAG gCTTTCAAACTGCTCTCCCTGCCTCATATCCTGTGCGTGCACCTGAAAAGGTTTCGGAATCACGGCGGTTTCACCCAAAAACTTGATTGCAAGGTCACCTTTCCGGAAACCTTTGACTTCTCCGAGACCCTCAAAGAAACATTCTCGTCAGACTTTGCTCAG ATTGACTGCAATTACACATTGCATGCAGTGGTAGTGCACTCTGGATCTGCAATGTGTGGTCACTATACTGCCTACGTTCGTCAACATGGGAACCAGCGCTGGTACTATGCCAATGATAGCCACGTGCAAGAG GCCTCCTGGAAAGATGTGCAGAGCACATATGGAGAAAGTCACAG ACATACAGCATACATGTTAATGTTCAGAAGAGGTACGAAAGAGGACGGACCACAGCCAGAACTTTCTGGTTGA
- the pex26 gene encoding peroxisome assembly protein 26 — translation MSHCSSSLAPARRFGTVCSPQPTSSLTQMFSMLDTAAEQMMVHKDFRAAFETCDRGLESFAIMEQEDSRCGDFKAGFCILGIQALAELNQWHSVFSWVLQQYEHQEEIPAKIMQMCILLYSKVGEPAAMQEATRVWLHCPSNSRATGFRTVAELYLLHVLVPLGHRDEAVELIAGEVGSAAFTEEQRQTALDVVEEKEQQNKEPPLNPAISPNSEITAQPVSTQGSVIRKLEAMLRFLYRNVLVTGSGSFPLRRVFLAAVLLYMLSLRMDPALPSSFMWISKLIQLLRQMWTAMFAPYYQTLTQRL, via the exons atGAGCCACTGTTCAAGCAGCCTGGCTCCTGCTCGCCGCTTCGGCACAGTCTGCAGCCCGCAGCCCACTTCTTCTTTAACGCAGATGTTCAGCATGTTGGACACCGCTGCAGAGCAAATGATGGTCCACAAAGACTTCCGGGCAGCTTTTGAAACATGCGACAGAGGCCTGGAGAGTTTTGCCATCATGGAGCAAGAGGACAGCAG ATGTGGAGATTTTAAGGCTGGCTTCTGCATCTTAGGGATTCAAGCACTGGCTGAGCTGAATCAGTGGCATAGTGTCTTCTCCTGGGTCCTTCAGCAGTACGAGCACCAGGAGGAAATACCAGCTAAAATAATGCAGATGTG CATACTTCTTTATTCCAAGGTGGGAGAACCAGCCGCGATGCAGGAGGCCACCAGAGTTTGGTTGCACTGCCCATCCAACAGCAGAGCAACAGGGTTCAGGACGGTGGCAGAGCTGTACCTCCTGCACGTCCTTGTGCCTCTTGGACACAGAGATGAGGCTGTGGAGCTGATCGCCGGTGAGGTTGGAAGCGCCGCATTCACAGAAGAGCAGAGGCAGACGGCACTGGATGTTGTAGAAGAAAAAGAGCAACAGAATAAAGAACCGCCATTAAATCCCGCCATCAGTCCAAACTCGGAGATCACTGCACAGCCTGTCTCTACTCAAG GATCTGTAATCCGTAAACTTGAAGCCATGCTCAGGTTTTTGTACAGAAACGTGTTGGTGACCGGCTCTGGCTCATTCCCTCTCCGGAGAGTCTTTCTGGCGGCCGTTCTTCTTTACATGCTTTCTTTACGCATGGATCCAG CTCTTCCATCTTCATTCATGTGGATTTCCAAACTTATCCAACTGCTCAGACAGATGTGGACTGCCATGTTTGCGCCGTACTATCAGACTCTCACTCAAAGACTGTAA
- the hcls1 gene encoding hematopoietic lineage cell-specific protein isoform X1 — protein MWKSAVGHNVSMKVAAEGDDWETDPDFENDVSEQEQRWGAKTVEGSGRKEHISVAELRNKVAVEHEQLKQKDTTPKASYGYGGKFGVERDRMDKVALGNDYVAQVEQHSSQKDAARGFGGKFGVQKDRVDKSAMGFEYKGEVQQHASQKGKPPVHLLNYGTIFSFSPNIMYLPIHVCLDYSKGFGGKYGVEKEKVDKVALGYDYKGETEKHQSQKDYSKGFGGKYGVEKEKVDKVALGYDYKGETEKHQSQKDYSKGFGGKFGVEKEKVDKAALGYDYKSETEKHQSQKDYSAGFGGRYGVQADRMDKSAAGFSDMDSPSSAYKKTQPVEASGTGAGKLKARFENMAKASDEENKKKVEEERERRQARESREREVAKHRQEEESRREEEHRPPPVPDVAPDEAEDEAPYEEWEMQPPEIYHHMPEIQEIPEPEPESEPEEEPDYDEPPPTLPPRSDDFLDAPQLPNRSAAEEEDDGEYEDLVEPPPAPPTDDDHDYEDLSSGTQAVAIYDYEGEAEDEISFSPDDVITHIEMIDEGWWKGQCHGRIGLFPAAYVQLMP, from the exons ATGTGGAAGTCAGCCGTGGGCCACAATGTGAGCATGAAGGTGGCTGCAGAGGGGGACGACTGGGAGACAGACCCTGACTTTGAG AACGACGTGTCGGAGCAGGAGCAGAGGTGGGGAGCGAAGACCGTTGAGGGTTCGGGGCGAAAAGAGCACATCAG TGTTGCAGAGCTCAGAAACAAAGTCGCGGTGGAGCACGAGCAGCTCAAGCAGAAGGATACGACTCCCAAAGCGTCGTATGGATATGGAGGGAAGTTCGGAGTCGAAAGAGACCGAATGGACAAG GTGGCTTTGGGGAACGACTACGTGGCGCAGGTCGAGCAGCACTCCTCCCAGAAAGACGCGGCGCGAGGGTTTGGCGGGAAATTTGGCGTTCAGAAAGACCGCGTAGACAAG TCAGCCATGGGCTTTGAATACAAAGGAGAGGTGCAGCAACATGCATCTCAGAAAGGTAAGCCGCCTGTCCACCTTCTGAATTACGGGacaatattttccttttcccCCAACATAATGTATCTTCCCATCCACGTGTGTTTAGACTACTCAAAGGGCTTTGGAGGAAAGTACGgcgtggagaaagaaaaagtggaCAAAGTGGCTTTGGGTTACGACTACAAAGGCGAGACGGAGAAGCACCAGTCGCAAAAAG ACTACTCTAAGGGATTTGGAGGGAAGTACggggtggagaaagaaaaagtggaCAAGGTGGCTTTGGGGTACGACTACAAAGGAGAAACAGAGAAGCACCAGTCGCAAAAAG ATTATTCAAAGGGATTTGGAGGAAAGTTTGGTGTTGAGAAGGAGAAAGTGGATAAAGCCGCTCTGGGCTATGATTATAAGAGCGAGACGGAGAAACACCAGTCACAGAAAG ATTATTCTGCAGGTTTTGGAGGTCGTTATGGAGTCCAGGCCGACCGCATGGATAAG AGTGCAGCTGGCTTCTCTGACATGGATTCCCCTTCCTCTGCGTATAAAAAGACACAACCAGTCGAGGCCT CTGGTACAGGTGCTGGAAAACTGAAGGCCCGCTTTGAGAACATGGCCAAAGCTTCAGATgaagagaacaagaagaaagtggaagaagaaagagaaaggagacaagccagagagagcagagagcgagAGGTGGCAAAGCACAGGCAAGAG gaggagagcaggagagaggaggagcaccgtccaccacctgttccagatGTGGCCCCAGATGAGGCTGAAGATGAGGCCCCATATGAGGAGTGGGAAATGCAGCCACCTGAAATCTACCACCACATGCCAGAGATACAAGAAATACCTGAACCAGAACCTGAGTCAGAACCAGAA GAGGAACCGGACTACGACGAGCCCCCCCCGACCCTGCCTCCGCGCTCAGACGACTTCCTGGATGCTCCTCAGCTCCCCAACAGGTCGGcggctgaggaggaggatgatggagaGTACGAGGATCTTGTTGAGCCGCCTCCTGCTCCGCCGACAG ACGACGACCACGACTATGAAGACCTGTCGAGCGGCACGCAGGCCGTAGCCATTTATGACTATGAAGGAG aGGCTGAAGATGAGATCTCCTTCAGCCCCGATGACGTCATCACCCACATTGAGATGATTGACGAGGGCTGGTGGAAGGGACAGTGTCACGGACGCATTGGTCTTTTCCCGGCCGCTTATGTTCAGCTGATGCCATGA
- the hcls1 gene encoding hematopoietic lineage cell-specific protein isoform X3 encodes MWKSAVGHNVSMKVAAEGDDWETDPDFENDVSEQEQRWGAKTVEGSGRKEHISVAELRNKVAVEHEQLKQKDTTPKASYGYGGKFGVERDRMDKVALGNDYVAQVEQHSSQKDAARGFGGKFGVQKDRVDKSAMGFEYKGEVQQHASQKDYSKGFGGKYGVEKEKVDKVALGYDYKGETEKHQSQKDYSKGFGGKFGVEKEKVDKAALGYDYKSETEKHQSQKDYSAGFGGRYGVQADRMDKSAAGFSDMDSPSSAYKKTQPVEASGTGAGKLKARFENMAKASDEENKKKVEEERERRQARESREREVAKHRQEEESRREEEHRPPPVPDVAPDEAEDEAPYEEWEMQPPEIYHHMPEIQEIPEPEPESEPEEEPDYDEPPPTLPPRSDDFLDAPQLPNRSAAEEEDDGEYEDLVEPPPAPPTDDDHDYEDLSSGTQAVAIYDYEGEAEDEISFSPDDVITHIEMIDEGWWKGQCHGRIGLFPAAYVQLMP; translated from the exons ATGTGGAAGTCAGCCGTGGGCCACAATGTGAGCATGAAGGTGGCTGCAGAGGGGGACGACTGGGAGACAGACCCTGACTTTGAG AACGACGTGTCGGAGCAGGAGCAGAGGTGGGGAGCGAAGACCGTTGAGGGTTCGGGGCGAAAAGAGCACATCAG TGTTGCAGAGCTCAGAAACAAAGTCGCGGTGGAGCACGAGCAGCTCAAGCAGAAGGATACGACTCCCAAAGCGTCGTATGGATATGGAGGGAAGTTCGGAGTCGAAAGAGACCGAATGGACAAG GTGGCTTTGGGGAACGACTACGTGGCGCAGGTCGAGCAGCACTCCTCCCAGAAAGACGCGGCGCGAGGGTTTGGCGGGAAATTTGGCGTTCAGAAAGACCGCGTAGACAAG TCAGCCATGGGCTTTGAATACAAAGGAGAGGTGCAGCAACATGCATCTCAGAAAG ACTACTCAAAGGGCTTTGGAGGAAAGTACGgcgtggagaaagaaaaagtggaCAAAGTGGCTTTGGGTTACGACTACAAAGGCGAGACGGAGAAGCACCAGTCGCAAAAAG ATTATTCAAAGGGATTTGGAGGAAAGTTTGGTGTTGAGAAGGAGAAAGTGGATAAAGCCGCTCTGGGCTATGATTATAAGAGCGAGACGGAGAAACACCAGTCACAGAAAG ATTATTCTGCAGGTTTTGGAGGTCGTTATGGAGTCCAGGCCGACCGCATGGATAAG AGTGCAGCTGGCTTCTCTGACATGGATTCCCCTTCCTCTGCGTATAAAAAGACACAACCAGTCGAGGCCT CTGGTACAGGTGCTGGAAAACTGAAGGCCCGCTTTGAGAACATGGCCAAAGCTTCAGATgaagagaacaagaagaaagtggaagaagaaagagaaaggagacaagccagagagagcagagagcgagAGGTGGCAAAGCACAGGCAAGAG gaggagagcaggagagaggaggagcaccgtccaccacctgttccagatGTGGCCCCAGATGAGGCTGAAGATGAGGCCCCATATGAGGAGTGGGAAATGCAGCCACCTGAAATCTACCACCACATGCCAGAGATACAAGAAATACCTGAACCAGAACCTGAGTCAGAACCAGAA GAGGAACCGGACTACGACGAGCCCCCCCCGACCCTGCCTCCGCGCTCAGACGACTTCCTGGATGCTCCTCAGCTCCCCAACAGGTCGGcggctgaggaggaggatgatggagaGTACGAGGATCTTGTTGAGCCGCCTCCTGCTCCGCCGACAG ACGACGACCACGACTATGAAGACCTGTCGAGCGGCACGCAGGCCGTAGCCATTTATGACTATGAAGGAG aGGCTGAAGATGAGATCTCCTTCAGCCCCGATGACGTCATCACCCACATTGAGATGATTGACGAGGGCTGGTGGAAGGGACAGTGTCACGGACGCATTGGTCTTTTCCCGGCCGCTTATGTTCAGCTGATGCCATGA
- the llph gene encoding protein LLP homolog, whose amino-acid sequence MAKSLRSKWKRKMRAEKRKTIAPKELVRLKQALSLDKKGKAVMADMEEIATVVSADKIMEDADVAMGEMAGDDGKMDMDSKRNKKTLLDENGQYPGWMNQRQAKKLKGKRVGKKGSQGKKKKGIAW is encoded by the exons ATGGCAAAAAGCCTCCGGAGCAAATGGAAGAGGAAGATGCGTGcggagaagaggaagacgatAGCTCCAAAGGAGCTGGTCCGTCTGAAACAAGCTCTGAGTCTGGATAAGAAAGGAAAGGCTGTCATGGCTGACATGGAGGAGATCGCCACTGTGGTGTCGGCTGACAAGATCATGGAGGATGCAGATGTGGCAATGGGGGAGATGGCGGGTGACG ACGGGAAGATGGACATGGACAGCAAGCGCAACAAGAAAACTCTGTTGGATGAAAATGGTCAGTACCCCGGGTGGATGAATCAACGGCAGGCCAAGAAACTGAAAGGCAAACGAGTTGGAAAGAAAGGTAGCcagggcaagaagaagaagggtaTCGCCTGGTGA